A single window of Acinetobacter wuhouensis DNA harbors:
- a CDS encoding DUF2938 domain-containing protein, giving the protein MKTAELLFQILCMGIGATLIMDIWLFILKKFNLPTLNFALLGRWVGWIFKGKFTHTSIAQSPSIRREYALGWLAHYSVGILFAFGFILIVGNAWLLQPQFYSAFCFGLITVLMPFLIMQPAMGSGIASAKTAQPLHNILRSLINHSIFGGGLYLSAQLLALFL; this is encoded by the coding sequence ATGAAAACTGCGGAATTGCTGTTTCAAATCCTGTGCATGGGTATCGGTGCAACACTGATCATGGATATATGGCTTTTTATCTTAAAAAAATTCAATCTTCCCACACTCAATTTTGCTCTGCTGGGTCGTTGGGTCGGTTGGATATTTAAAGGTAAATTCACCCATACATCAATTGCCCAAAGTCCAAGCATTCGACGTGAATATGCATTGGGTTGGCTAGCGCATTACAGCGTCGGTATCCTCTTCGCATTTGGCTTTATTTTAATTGTAGGTAACGCATGGTTATTACAGCCTCAATTCTATTCTGCCTTTTGTTTTGGTCTTATCACGGTTCTGATGCCTTTTCTGATCATGCAGCCCGCCATGGGCTCAGGAATTGCTTCTGCTAAAACTGCACAGCCTTTGCACAACATTCTACGAAGTCTGATCAATCACAGTATCTTTGGCGGTGGTTTATATCTCAGCGCCCAATTACTTGCACTATTTCTATAA
- a CDS encoding L-threonylcarbamoyladenylate synthase, translating into MITTSVAEAAQVLQQGKVLAYPTEAVWGLGCDPYNETAFLEILKLKQRPIEKGVILLAGQLSQVEHLLTDIDPTIREQIIHSWTQRSKTERATTWLLPADDQIPTWIKGDHPQVAVRVTNHPLCTALCNAFNGFIVSTSANPAGLEPARSLQEANQYFGSDLNYLNGDLGLSREPSKIIDASTGAIIRA; encoded by the coding sequence ATGATTACAACCTCAGTTGCTGAAGCTGCTCAAGTTCTTCAACAAGGTAAAGTATTGGCTTATCCAACAGAGGCAGTATGGGGTCTGGGCTGTGACCCTTATAATGAAACAGCGTTCTTAGAGATTTTAAAATTAAAACAACGTCCAATCGAAAAAGGCGTCATTTTATTGGCTGGACAACTTTCCCAAGTTGAACATTTGCTCACTGATATCGATCCTACCATTCGTGAGCAAATCATTCATTCATGGACTCAACGTTCAAAAACAGAACGTGCCACCACATGGTTACTCCCTGCCGATGACCAAATTCCTACATGGATTAAAGGCGACCACCCTCAAGTGGCTGTCCGTGTCACCAATCATCCTTTATGCACCGCGCTTTGTAATGCATTTAATGGATTCATTGTTTCAACCAGTGCTAATCCCGCAGGTTTAGAGCCTGCTCGATCATTACAAGAGGCAAACCAATACTTTGGTTCTGATCTCAATTATTTAAATGGTGATTTAGGTTTAAGTCGTGAGCCAAGTAAAATTATTGATGCATCTACAGGTGCAATTATTCGTGCTTAA
- a CDS encoding oxygenase MpaB family protein gives MQTLIKPTRLAPFEKMSRNNIKFKIFNYLTNQQAQPSYEEYISLNAALQTGDVPMDKVMQWVMTNPRQNRKLFETALYQGIDKLPQEEPVLTEFFNLVEKKPMWFDPVKIETAIQFTHRLGANGTYILRDLALMTGYQYPGFNQPLIATGALSKYAGKRLAETHKWWLDINKPNSFSRFNDGFTSTIYVRFIHSLVRYQLNKSKDWDREVWGEPINQYDQAMTNIAFSAVLLIGVRAIGIFPSKAESEAIMHFWKYAGWLMGIDDKWLVDKESEAWKWMQWLDFAHPKVDESSRVLAKGLSKEPFERQYKHFNTFLQKKAYQNHLDVTQLFIGPKKMKKLGLKPRTLAWYPFYLMAKNTVLYNGAKHIGVLDRYLQKHGRAEQEYSLELYQNAGKQLASMHQ, from the coding sequence ATGCAAACTTTAATTAAACCGACGCGTTTAGCACCTTTTGAAAAAATGTCACGAAATAATATTAAATTTAAAATTTTTAATTATTTGACAAATCAGCAAGCTCAACCCAGTTATGAAGAATACATTTCCTTAAATGCGGCATTACAAACAGGTGATGTTCCGATGGATAAAGTCATGCAATGGGTCATGACCAATCCTCGCCAAAACCGTAAGTTATTTGAAACAGCACTTTATCAAGGTATCGACAAATTGCCTCAAGAAGAGCCTGTCCTCACTGAGTTTTTTAATCTAGTTGAAAAGAAACCAATGTGGTTTGACCCTGTTAAAATTGAGACAGCCATTCAATTTACGCACCGACTAGGCGCTAATGGAACTTATATTCTTCGTGATTTGGCATTAATGACGGGTTATCAATATCCTGGCTTCAATCAGCCTTTGATTGCGACGGGTGCACTGAGCAAATATGCAGGGAAGCGTCTGGCTGAAACACATAAATGGTGGTTAGATATCAATAAACCCAATAGTTTCTCTCGTTTTAATGATGGTTTTACATCAACAATTTATGTCCGTTTCATTCATTCCTTAGTCCGTTATCAACTGAATAAATCTAAAGATTGGGATCGAGAAGTTTGGGGTGAGCCAATCAATCAATACGATCAAGCCATGACCAATATTGCATTTAGTGCTGTATTATTGATTGGAGTTCGTGCAATTGGTATTTTCCCAAGCAAAGCGGAATCCGAAGCCATTATGCATTTTTGGAAATATGCGGGTTGGCTTATGGGCATCGATGATAAATGGCTCGTTGATAAAGAATCAGAAGCATGGAAATGGATGCAATGGTTGGATTTTGCACATCCAAAGGTTGATGAAAGTAGTCGGGTTTTGGCAAAAGGACTATCCAAAGAACCTTTTGAACGTCAATACAAACATTTCAATACCTTTTTACAGAAAAAAGCTTATCAAAATCATTTAGATGTCACTCAACTCTTTATTGGTCCCAAAAAGATGAAAAAATTGGGGTTAAAACCACGCACCCTCGCTTGGTATCCATTCTATCTCATGGCGAAGAACACCGTTCTATATAATGGTGCAAAGCATATTGGTGTTTTGGATCGTTATTTACAAAAACATGGTCGTGCAGAACAGGAATACAGCCTAGAACTTTATCAAAATGCTGGAAAGCAATTGGCAAGTATGCATCAGTAG
- a CDS encoding helix-turn-helix domain-containing protein: MDIGEVAKRANVATSTLRFYEEKGLIKSIGRHGLRRQYGKQVLDQLALIALGRAAGFSLTEIAQMFSQDGQPELDRKMLNQKAEQLEQMTRRLHFISEGLRHAAVCPAENHMQCPTFQKYLKAAIAGEYQPTKLE, translated from the coding sequence ATGGATATTGGAGAGGTGGCTAAACGGGCAAATGTGGCGACATCGACCTTACGCTTTTATGAAGAAAAGGGCTTAATTAAATCTATTGGTCGTCATGGGTTACGCCGACAATATGGCAAGCAAGTTTTAGATCAATTGGCACTGATTGCTTTGGGACGAGCGGCAGGTTTTTCCTTAACTGAAATTGCGCAGATGTTTAGCCAAGATGGTCAGCCTGAATTGGATCGAAAAATGTTAAATCAGAAAGCCGAGCAACTGGAACAGATGACTCGGCGCTTACATTTCATCAGTGAAGGACTGAGACATGCTGCCGTATGCCCCGCAGAAAATCATATGCAATGTCCAACCTTTCAAAAGTATTTAAAAGCAGCGATTGCGGGTGAATATCAACCGACTAAACTTGAGTAA
- a CDS encoding TetR/AcrR family transcriptional regulator — MRKKPQQQRAKMIVESILEATQICIAEHGLLNVTTPKIAEKSGVSVGSIYQYFGNKEEIIQELLRRKSEQLGLALKQIAISQEDLTIREIIPLSIQFGFDMMKADDGFFIEVLKHWHGYNNSDASKILEKHFYEVGLYVFSRFFKDWSFETLKNKSFVIINSTLFTMMRYVSNNNFLISEQQLKKELTTMILAYLETDSKL; from the coding sequence ATGAGAAAAAAACCACAACAACAACGCGCAAAAATGATTGTTGAAAGCATTCTTGAAGCGACTCAAATATGTATTGCTGAACATGGATTGCTCAATGTGACTACACCTAAAATTGCAGAAAAATCAGGTGTCAGTGTTGGTTCGATTTATCAATATTTTGGTAATAAAGAAGAAATCATTCAGGAGCTTTTGCGCCGTAAGAGTGAGCAACTGGGTTTGGCGCTCAAGCAGATTGCGATTAGCCAAGAAGATTTAACGATTAGAGAAATTATTCCACTTAGTATTCAATTCGGTTTTGACATGATGAAAGCCGATGACGGCTTCTTTATAGAAGTGTTGAAACATTGGCATGGTTATAACAATTCAGATGCTTCCAAAATTTTAGAAAAACATTTTTATGAAGTCGGTTTATACGTATTTAGTCGGTTTTTTAAAGATTGGAGTTTTGAGACACTTAAGAACAAATCTTTTGTCATCATCAATAGCACTTTATTTACTATGATGCGTTATGTCAGTAACAATAATTTTCTGATTTCAGAACAACAATTGAAAAAAGAACTAACCACGATGATTTTGGCTTATTTAGAGACTGATTCAAAACTGTAA
- the def gene encoding peptide deformylase: MALLPILSFPDPRLRTIAKPVDTVTDEIRQLAADMFETMYEAPGIGLAATQVDHHIQLIVMDLSENKDQPMVFINPKVTPLTEETLPYEEGCLSVPQIYDKVERPSRVKIEAINLEGKAFELEADELLAVCIQHEMDHLNGKLFVDYLSPLKRQRAREKVEKIVRQREKQKVPAKR, translated from the coding sequence ATGGCCTTATTACCTATTTTAAGTTTTCCTGATCCCCGTTTACGCACCATTGCAAAACCTGTCGATACAGTGACTGACGAAATTCGCCAATTAGCTGCCGACATGTTTGAAACCATGTATGAAGCACCAGGTATAGGTCTGGCTGCGACACAGGTCGATCATCATATTCAACTTATCGTGATGGATTTGTCTGAAAATAAAGATCAACCAATGGTGTTCATTAACCCCAAAGTAACGCCCCTTACAGAAGAAACATTACCTTATGAAGAAGGTTGCCTCTCTGTCCCACAAATATACGATAAAGTTGAGCGTCCGTCACGCGTAAAAATTGAAGCAATTAACCTTGAAGGCAAAGCTTTTGAGCTAGAAGCGGATGAACTTCTTGCTGTTTGTATCCAACATGAAATGGATCACTTAAATGGTAAGTTATTTGTCGATTATTTATCTCCTTTAAAACGCCAACGTGCGCGTGAAAAAGTCGAAAAAATTGTGCGTCAGCGTGAAAAGCAAAAAGTGCCCGCGAAGCGTTAA
- a CDS encoding TonB-dependent copper receptor yields MSQPQFFLQPLAAAICIACYSSIAFAHEQENTTQLAPIVVTAQLNNDANGLIIHADPKQPIQPVPATDGADYLQSIAGFNSIKSGGTNGDVTFRGMFGSRIKILTDGSENLGACPARMDAPTSYIQPESFDRISVIKGPQTVQYANTGSAATVIFEREKPQLEDKHYQGQASVLTGSFGRLDHNVEATVGDSQKYIRLNANRSESNSYKDGDGHSVPSSWERWNTDLALGWTPNEDTWIELTGGKADGEAEYAGREMDGSQFARESLGLRFEKKNITNVIKKIEGQVNYSYNDHVMDNFSLRTPEIKHDHMTHEMYLDKSSMQVTRRTLNTRLVMTSEWDKLSLITGVDTQQNHHAGAMTSRMMDMPLSTNMKFHSYGAFGELAYQFNDTYKLVTGGRIDQVKIDALKLNDERKETLPSGFIRLENQHPEHNAKSYIGLGYVERVPDYWELFSTAHGNTGMPMPAFNDLKNEKTLQLDLGYQHEHGAFSSWVSAYAGLVNDYILMSYHNHPTSGGHDHGSSFSAGAKNVDATIAGAEAGVGYQFTNTIQADLSAMYAWGENTDTNKPLPQIAPLEARLNVRYVQDKYSLGMLVRTVAKQDRISLNQGNIVGYDMGESAGFTTLALNASYNIQKDLNLAVGVDNVLDKTYTEHLNKAGSSGFGFASNEQFNNTGRNYWARLSMKF; encoded by the coding sequence ATGTCTCAGCCTCAATTTTTTTTACAGCCTTTAGCGGCTGCGATTTGTATTGCTTGTTATTCATCAATTGCCTTTGCTCATGAGCAAGAGAACACAACGCAACTTGCCCCGATTGTAGTAACTGCACAACTGAATAATGATGCCAATGGTCTGATTATTCATGCAGATCCAAAACAGCCGATTCAACCTGTGCCTGCAACTGATGGCGCAGACTATTTACAAAGTATTGCAGGGTTTAACTCGATTAAAAGTGGTGGAACCAATGGTGATGTGACCTTCCGAGGTATGTTCGGTTCACGTATTAAAATTTTAACCGATGGTAGTGAAAATCTCGGTGCTTGCCCTGCACGTATGGATGCGCCAACTTCGTATATTCAACCTGAAAGTTTTGATCGTATTTCAGTGATTAAAGGACCTCAAACCGTTCAATATGCCAATACAGGCTCTGCTGCAACGGTTATTTTTGAACGAGAGAAGCCTCAATTAGAAGATAAACATTATCAAGGTCAAGCCAGTGTGTTAACGGGCTCATTTGGACGTCTGGATCATAATGTTGAAGCAACTGTTGGTGATAGCCAAAAATACATTCGTTTAAATGCCAATCGTTCAGAATCGAATAGTTATAAGGATGGTGATGGTCATTCTGTTCCATCTTCATGGGAGCGTTGGAATACAGATTTAGCACTGGGTTGGACACCGAATGAGGATACTTGGATTGAGCTGACGGGTGGTAAAGCCGATGGTGAAGCTGAATATGCAGGTCGTGAAATGGATGGCTCACAGTTTGCACGTGAAAGCTTAGGGCTACGTTTTGAAAAGAAAAACATCACCAATGTGATTAAAAAAATCGAAGGGCAGGTGAACTATAGTTATAACGATCACGTGATGGATAACTTTAGTTTACGTACACCTGAAATAAAACATGATCATATGACTCATGAAATGTATTTAGATAAATCTTCTATGCAAGTGACACGTCGTACTTTAAACACACGTCTTGTGATGACTTCGGAATGGGATAAACTCAGCCTGATTACAGGTGTGGATACCCAGCAGAATCACCATGCAGGTGCTATGACATCTCGTATGATGGATATGCCTTTATCCACTAATATGAAGTTTCATTCATACGGTGCATTTGGAGAACTTGCTTACCAATTTAATGATACCTATAAATTGGTGACAGGCGGGCGTATTGATCAAGTCAAAATTGATGCACTCAAACTCAATGATGAACGTAAAGAAACACTTCCGAGTGGATTTATTCGTTTGGAGAATCAACATCCTGAACATAATGCCAAATCTTATATTGGTTTGGGTTATGTAGAGCGTGTACCTGATTATTGGGAGTTATTCAGTACAGCTCATGGTAATACGGGAATGCCTATGCCAGCTTTTAATGATTTAAAAAATGAAAAGACTTTGCAGTTGGATCTAGGTTATCAGCATGAACATGGTGCATTCAGCTCATGGGTATCGGCATACGCAGGCTTGGTCAATGATTATATTTTGATGAGTTATCATAATCATCCAACTTCAGGTGGACATGATCATGGTTCATCATTTAGTGCTGGTGCTAAAAATGTCGACGCAACCATTGCAGGTGCTGAAGCAGGTGTGGGCTATCAATTTACTAATACGATTCAAGCAGATCTAAGTGCAATGTATGCTTGGGGTGAAAATACAGATACGAATAAGCCATTACCGCAAATTGCACCCTTAGAGGCTCGTTTGAATGTACGTTATGTACAAGATAAATATTCATTGGGAATGTTGGTTCGTACTGTGGCAAAGCAGGATCGTATTAGCCTAAATCAAGGTAATATCGTCGGCTACGACATGGGTGAGAGTGCGGGTTTTACCACCTTGGCGCTGAATGCTTCATATAATATTCAGAAAGATTTAAATCTTGCGGTCGGTGTGGATAATGTTTTGGATAAAACCTATACCGAACATTTGAATAAGGCAGGCAGTTCAGGCTTCGGCTTTGCTTCGAATGAGCAATTTAACAATACAGGACGTAATTATTGGGCGCGTCTGAGCATGAAATTTTAA
- a CDS encoding DUF2946 family protein, with protein sequence MNVLLRLGLLLGFAAVFLQIAVFLQPLLPKQYQIAPVCETISQALTESHFYEKHQQSSHHQHHLASHDFVLDNSVPSNSVIHGSAMNQLSAHADHHVETSTSSHHHDAGHQCQYCTVYGNLVLPPELEVKEVLDRIQVRLFAFQKAFRHVYFVLQRLFLLPQGRAPPLFA encoded by the coding sequence ATGAACGTTTTGTTGAGATTGGGTTTACTGCTGGGTTTTGCCGCAGTATTTTTACAGATTGCTGTATTTCTACAGCCTTTGCTACCGAAGCAATATCAAATTGCTCCGGTCTGTGAAACTATTTCTCAAGCTTTAACAGAAAGTCATTTCTATGAAAAGCATCAACAAAGTTCGCATCATCAACATCATTTAGCATCGCATGATTTTGTATTAGATAATTCTGTACCAAGTAATTCTGTAATACACGGTTCTGCGATGAATCAGCTTTCAGCTCATGCCGATCATCACGTTGAAACTTCTACAAGTTCTCATCACCATGACGCAGGTCATCAGTGCCAATACTGTACGGTGTATGGTAATTTGGTTTTACCGCCTGAACTTGAAGTCAAAGAAGTTTTAGATCGCATTCAAGTCCGTTTATTTGCATTTCAAAAAGCATTTCGCCATGTTTATTTTGTTCTGCAACGCCTATTTCTGCTCCCTCAAGGGCGAGCCCCACCACTTTTCGCTTAA
- a CDS encoding DMT family transporter, whose amino-acid sequence MYTNSKSMWWAISLPIFAVLIWSMNIAVTRYVSDYISPVSISFYRWLVAFVILTPFMLPKAWQQRQLIQQHFMQFAVLSAFGMVLYQGLAYSAAHYTTATNMGIINAFIPVFTIFVSILILREIPNRFAVVGSLLSFFGLLYVISRGSFANLAQLGGHWGDVLMVMAVFFYAFYGVFLKKWQLKVPLLISLYVQIAFSLVYHLPFILYFGLDSINHDNVASVLYAGIFPSLMAPLLWMLAVQYLGPNRTSIFMNLMPVFTAIIAYFWLHEDWTVSHTIGGVIILLGIALAQKKVT is encoded by the coding sequence ATGTACACCAATAGTAAATCGATGTGGTGGGCAATCAGCTTACCGATCTTTGCCGTTTTAATCTGGTCAATGAATATTGCTGTAACACGCTATGTTTCGGATTATATTTCGCCTGTCAGCATTAGTTTTTATCGTTGGTTGGTGGCATTCGTTATTTTAACACCGTTTATGTTGCCAAAAGCGTGGCAGCAACGCCAACTCATTCAACAGCATTTTATGCAATTTGCTGTATTGAGTGCTTTTGGTATGGTGTTGTACCAAGGTTTAGCTTATAGCGCAGCGCACTATACGACAGCAACCAATATGGGGATTATCAACGCTTTTATACCTGTATTTACGATTTTTGTTTCAATCCTCATTCTTAGAGAAATTCCGAATCGTTTCGCTGTCGTCGGAAGTCTTTTGTCTTTCTTTGGGTTGCTTTACGTCATTAGTCGAGGAAGTTTCGCCAACCTTGCCCAATTGGGAGGGCATTGGGGCGACGTACTGATGGTGATGGCAGTGTTCTTTTATGCTTTTTATGGGGTATTCCTAAAAAAGTGGCAGTTAAAAGTTCCCTTGCTGATTAGTTTATATGTGCAAATTGCATTTAGCTTGGTCTATCACTTACCGTTTATTCTGTATTTCGGCTTGGATTCAATCAATCATGACAATGTTGCCAGTGTGCTTTATGCAGGTATTTTCCCATCGTTGATGGCACCTTTATTGTGGATGCTTGCTGTGCAATATCTTGGTCCTAACCGTACCAGTATTTTTATGAATTTGATGCCCGTGTTTACCGCGATCATTGCTTATTTTTGGTTACACGAAGATTGGACAGTTTCGCATACAATCGGTGGGGTAATTATTTTACTCGGAATTGCATTGGCGCAAAAAAAAGTCACTTAG
- the dprA gene encoding DNA-processing protein DprA, whose amino-acid sequence MLNQIPDDQFNTIKLWYLVQHSLSAFRKLETYFGSIQQAIQAENLARWSELKIHKSHIERANEYLSSNGEAKFQICIDKIKQHTDFILLDTDPHYPQQLLAFDNHPPILFGKGSFQNLSQPQIAIVGSRKPSPHGKQVAYDFAYYLSEKGFFITSGLAQGIDEAAHMGGLKNHRTIAVIGTGLDLIYPSQNKHVQEQILQNSGTVITEYLPETQPIQRNFPYRNRIVSGLSLGVLVAEAQLGSGSLITAQTAAEQGKIIFAIPGHIYGEHHQGCHQLIREGAILVDHPEQIVEDLALPTQWHCEQHVENTEKRTEVRLSPEIPAHLFSLYQLLDWIGQDLDSLVEKSQLNTAELTSYLMELELLGLCIQQFGRYLRCRASH is encoded by the coding sequence ATGTTGAATCAAATACCCGATGATCAATTCAATACCATCAAACTGTGGTATTTGGTTCAACATTCACTCAGCGCATTTCGGAAATTAGAAACTTATTTCGGATCTATTCAACAGGCAATTCAAGCTGAAAATTTAGCGAGATGGTCTGAACTAAAAATTCATAAAAGTCATATTGAACGAGCCAATGAGTATTTAAGCTCAAACGGCGAAGCTAAATTTCAAATTTGTATTGATAAAATAAAACAACATACTGATTTTATTCTATTAGACACAGATCCTCATTACCCTCAACAACTCTTAGCTTTTGACAATCATCCACCAATATTATTTGGCAAAGGTTCTTTCCAAAATTTAAGCCAACCGCAAATCGCGATTGTAGGCAGTCGCAAACCTAGCCCACATGGTAAACAAGTGGCTTATGATTTTGCCTATTATCTCAGTGAAAAAGGCTTTTTTATCACTAGTGGTTTAGCACAAGGCATAGATGAAGCAGCCCATATGGGTGGCTTAAAAAATCATCGAACCATTGCTGTGATTGGAACAGGCTTAGATCTGATTTATCCAAGTCAAAATAAGCATGTACAAGAACAAATTTTGCAAAACTCAGGCACAGTCATTACTGAATATCTGCCTGAAACCCAACCCATTCAACGAAACTTCCCTTATCGCAATCGTATCGTCAGCGGGCTGAGTTTAGGGGTACTGGTTGCAGAAGCACAATTGGGCAGTGGCTCACTGATCACGGCGCAAACTGCTGCAGAACAAGGTAAAATCATTTTCGCGATCCCTGGACATATTTATGGTGAACATCATCAAGGCTGTCATCAACTGATCCGTGAAGGCGCAATTCTGGTCGACCACCCTGAACAAATTGTTGAAGACCTCGCTTTACCTACACAATGGCATTGCGAACAACATGTTGAAAATACTGAAAAGCGTACAGAAGTCAGACTATCACCTGAAATTCCAGCACATTTATTTAGTCTTTATCAGCTTCTCGATTGGATTGGACAAGATTTAGATTCACTGGTTGAAAAATCACAATTAAATACAGCAGAATTAACCAGTTATCTGATGGAACTCGAACTTTTAGGGCTGTGTATTCAGCAGTTTGGACGTTACTTACGTTGCCGAGCGAGTCATTAA
- a CDS encoding LysM peptidoglycan-binding domain-containing protein — MKKVLSGITNFHAKGFKKHLLAVTLCLSAGFTYMEATHASPNTNPPALKANAPNVYVVKRGDTLWDISGKFLSKPWRWPEIWASNKHVKNPHWIYPGDKLLLCTLDGRPLIGVDEGDGCEGIIRRHQGGASLRPQVRVESINNAISVIPLSDIKPWLEHSIVVNPESLQNIPYTVGAADNRVITGAGQTVYARGNGLVVGQRYGVYREGKPYTFVNAEGKKFNAGLELTEVASAVASASENDVTTLELTDSYNAEVRKGDYVLPRYDAELPSLFYPTTTNQVTSGGKVVRVQGSIGTAAQHSVVTIDRGSLQGAQSGQVFSIYQQGETVRDPKTKESIKLPGQHIGTLMIFKSFDHLSYAYILDSSLPIKVGADIRPPAISDN; from the coding sequence ATGAAAAAGGTTTTATCTGGCATAACGAACTTTCATGCCAAGGGGTTCAAGAAGCACTTGCTTGCTGTAACACTATGTTTAAGTGCAGGATTCACTTACATGGAAGCAACACATGCAAGCCCGAATACTAACCCACCTGCGCTCAAAGCCAATGCGCCAAATGTCTATGTGGTGAAGCGTGGCGACACATTGTGGGATATTTCAGGAAAATTTTTGAGTAAACCGTGGCGTTGGCCTGAAATTTGGGCAAGCAATAAGCATGTAAAAAATCCACATTGGATTTATCCTGGCGATAAATTATTGCTTTGTACGCTGGATGGTCGTCCTTTGATTGGGGTCGATGAAGGTGATGGTTGTGAAGGAATTATCCGTCGTCATCAAGGTGGCGCATCTTTACGACCTCAAGTACGCGTTGAATCGATCAATAATGCGATTTCAGTCATTCCATTGTCAGATATTAAACCTTGGTTAGAACACAGTATTGTGGTCAATCCAGAATCTTTACAAAACATTCCTTATACCGTGGGTGCTGCAGATAATCGTGTCATTACAGGTGCAGGTCAAACTGTTTATGCACGTGGTAATGGTTTAGTTGTCGGACAACGCTATGGTGTTTACCGTGAAGGTAAACCTTATACATTTGTAAATGCGGAAGGTAAGAAATTCAACGCAGGGCTTGAATTAACTGAAGTTGCTTCTGCAGTTGCTTCTGCGTCTGAAAATGATGTCACCACACTCGAACTGACAGATAGCTACAATGCTGAAGTCCGTAAAGGTGATTATGTTCTACCACGTTATGATGCTGAATTACCGAGCCTATTTTACCCAACAACAACCAATCAAGTGACTTCTGGTGGCAAAGTCGTTCGTGTTCAAGGTTCGATTGGCACAGCAGCACAACACAGTGTCGTCACCATTGACCGTGGTAGCTTACAAGGGGCTCAGTCAGGTCAGGTATTTAGTATTTACCAACAAGGTGAAACTGTGCGCGATCCAAAAACCAAAGAATCAATCAAATTACCTGGTCAACATATTGGTACATTAATGATTTTCAAAAGTTTTGACCACCTCAGCTATGCCTATATCTTAGACAGCAGTTTGCCGATTAAAGTTGGTGCGGACATCCGACCGCCTGCAATTTCTGACAACTGA
- a CDS encoding flavodoxin family protein, with the protein MKSIAIIYHSRQGHIQFIAQQIQLGAAQVEQIKIDLFTAEQLMSQPELLCQYDGLIWGTPTYLGGVSGTFKQLMDATGPLWKKQAFKGKLAAGFTVSSLPAGDKQSTLISLFTFSMQHGMVWIGNPILPEQHQGVPYTQAANRLGSWSGLMAQAEHASAADAFDIGDIKTAQLFGENFAFRLNAY; encoded by the coding sequence ATGAAATCTATTGCCATTATTTATCATAGCCGCCAAGGTCATATCCAATTTATCGCCCAACAAATTCAACTTGGCGCAGCACAAGTCGAACAGATTAAAATTGATTTATTCACCGCTGAACAGTTGATGTCTCAACCTGAATTACTCTGTCAATATGATGGACTAATTTGGGGTACTCCAACCTATCTCGGTGGTGTCTCTGGCACTTTTAAACAACTCATGGATGCCACAGGTCCATTATGGAAGAAGCAGGCATTTAAAGGAAAATTAGCCGCAGGATTTACTGTTTCCTCATTACCTGCTGGGGATAAGCAATCGACCCTGATTTCACTTTTCACCTTTTCGATGCAACACGGTATGGTATGGATCGGCAACCCTATTTTACCTGAGCAACATCAAGGTGTTCCGTATACGCAAGCAGCCAATCGGCTCGGGTCATGGTCTGGTCTTATGGCACAAGCCGAACATGCCAGTGCGGCAGATGCTTTTGATATTGGCGATATTAAAACTGCTCAGTTATTTGGAGAAAACTTTGCATTTCGCTTAAATGCATATTAA